Proteins found in one Drosophila busckii strain San Diego stock center, stock number 13000-0081.31 chromosome 2R, ASM1175060v1, whole genome shotgun sequence genomic segment:
- the LOC108596284 gene encoding TRPL translocation defect protein 14 isoform X1 — protein sequence MAATADQLMAPAPVLSVATTLQPTRTNSSFTSAPATNSNEMDTTENQVENSKSGSPKPNALPSLKLNKLGASTAKEKRVYKIVLTGGPCGGKTTGQSRLCTFFENLGWKVFRVPETATVLLSGGVKFSDLTEKEDPPTPTTFVYKDLPFAAPEHSLIDLTASCPRCLAKAASKPNGDEAYKFQENLIRTMVQIENTYFELGNSSTRNCLIICDRGVMDASAYISKDKWEKMMAGNKWNPVEMRDNRYNQILHLVSAANGAEDFYSTEDHACRSEGVDLARELDYKSAAAWVGHPYFDVIDNSTNFETKMNRMIESVCQKLGIDTGDRLQATSRKLKYLVALLPADGEFPPFQDFDVVHHYLQSAGPRVQARLRKRGQKNHWSYIHTQRRPNVHGQARIEVKTQLTHRDYMNLLAQRDDAHFTIYKKRRCFLINNQYFQLDIYREPGHPRCKGLVLLETYSSLTGEALKNCMPKFLNIVKEVTGDPDYSMFNLSLKEDWSTTKKYFRPTKQGKPQATLQTQASAPLMQYHPYDENSD from the exons atggcagcaacagccgaCCAGCTTATGGCGCCAGCACCAGTGTTGAGTGTTGCGACGACATTGCAGCCGACAAGAACAAACTCGAGTTTTActtcagctccagctacaAATTCAAATGAGATGGATACCACTGAAAATCAAGTGGAGAACAGCAAATCGGGCTCGCCAAAACCAAATGCGCTGCCCAGtctaaagctaaacaaattgggTGCAAGCACCGCAAAGGAGAAGCGTGTCTATAAAATTGTGCTAACTGGCG GTCCCTGTGGTGGCAAGACTACTGGACAGAGTCGGCTGTGCACCTTTTTTGAGAATCTGGGCTGGAAG GTATTCCGCGTGCCTGAAACGGCCACTGTACTACTCAG CGGTGGCGTCAAGTTCTCTGATCTGACCGAAAAAGAGG accCACCCACGCCAACAACGTTCGTTTACAAAGATCTGCCATTTGCCGCACCGGAGCACAGTCTCATCGATTTGACCGCATCCTGTCCACGTTGCCTGGCCAAGGCTGCCTCCAAGCCCAATGGCGACGAAG CTTATAAGTTTCAGGAGAATCTGATACGCACAATGGTGCAAATTGAGAACACGTACTTTGAGCTCGGCAACTCGAGCACACGCAACTGTCTGATCATCTGCGATCGTGGCGTGATGGATGCCAGCGCCT ACATCAGCAAGGACAAGTGGGAGAAAATGATGGCGGGCAATAAATGGAATCCTGTAGAGATGCGTGACAATCGCTATAACCAAATCTTGCACTTGGTCTCAGCTGCCAATGGCGCCGAGGATTTCTACTCGACAGAG GATCACGCCTGTCGCTCTGAGGGCGTCGATCTGGCGCGTGAGCTGGACTACAAATCGGCTGCTGCTTGGGTAGGACATCCCTACTTTGATGTCATTGACAACTCGACCAACTTTGAGACTAAAATGAATCGCATGATCGAGTCCGTGTGCCAAAAGCTGGGCATTGACACTGGCGATCGCTTGCAGGCGACATCACGCAAGCTTAAATATCTGGTTGCCTTGCTGCCCGCCGACGGCGAGTTTCCGCCCTTCCAGGACTTTGATGTGGTGCATCACTATCTGCAATCGGCTGGACCCAGAGTGCAGGCACGTCTGCGCAAGCGTGGCCAGAAGAATCACTGGAgctacatacacacacaacgcCGTCCCAATGTGCATGGCCAGGCACGCATCGAGGTGAAGACACAGCTGACGCATCGCGATTATATGAACCTGCTGGCACAGCGTGATGATGCGCACTTTACCATCTACAAGAAGCGTCGCTGCTTCCTGATCAACAATCAATATTTCCAGCTGGACATCTACAGGGAGCCAGGTCATCCACG CTGCAAGGGTCTGGTGCTGCTGGAAACCTACTCTTCGCTCACTGGCGAAGCGCTGAAGAACTGCATGCCCAAGTTCTTGAACATTGTGAAGGAGGTCACTGGCGATCCAGATTACTCGATGTTTAATCTGTCGCTCAAGGAGGACTGGAGTACTACAAAAAAGTACTTCCGTCCAACGAAGCAGGGTAAGCCGCAAGCAACGCTGCAGACGCAAGCTTCAGCGCCATTGATGCAATATCATCCGTATGATGAGAACAGCGACTAA
- the LOC108596284 gene encoding TRPL translocation defect protein 14 isoform X3, with protein MAATADQLMAPAPVLSVATTLQPTRTNSSFTSAPATNSNEMDTTENQVENSKSGSPKPNALPSLKLNKLGASTAKEKRVYKIVLTGGPCGGKTTGQSRLCTFFENLGWKVFRVPETATVLLSGGVKFSDLTEKEAYKFQENLIRTMVQIENTYFELGNSSTRNCLIICDRGVMDASAYISKDKWEKMMAGNKWNPVEMRDNRYNQILHLVSAANGAEDFYSTEDHACRSEGVDLARELDYKSAAAWVGHPYFDVIDNSTNFETKMNRMIESVCQKLGIDTGDRLQATSRKLKYLVALLPADGEFPPFQDFDVVHHYLQSAGPRVQARLRKRGQKNHWSYIHTQRRPNVHGQARIEVKTQLTHRDYMNLLAQRDDAHFTIYKKRRCFLINNQYFQLDIYREPGHPRCKGLVLLETYSSLTGEALKNCMPKFLNIVKEVTGDPDYSMFNLSLKEDWSTTKKYFRPTKQGKPQATLQTQASAPLMQYHPYDENSD; from the exons atggcagcaacagccgaCCAGCTTATGGCGCCAGCACCAGTGTTGAGTGTTGCGACGACATTGCAGCCGACAAGAACAAACTCGAGTTTTActtcagctccagctacaAATTCAAATGAGATGGATACCACTGAAAATCAAGTGGAGAACAGCAAATCGGGCTCGCCAAAACCAAATGCGCTGCCCAGtctaaagctaaacaaattgggTGCAAGCACCGCAAAGGAGAAGCGTGTCTATAAAATTGTGCTAACTGGCG GTCCCTGTGGTGGCAAGACTACTGGACAGAGTCGGCTGTGCACCTTTTTTGAGAATCTGGGCTGGAAG GTATTCCGCGTGCCTGAAACGGCCACTGTACTACTCAG CGGTGGCGTCAAGTTCTCTGATCTGACCGAAAAAGAGG CTTATAAGTTTCAGGAGAATCTGATACGCACAATGGTGCAAATTGAGAACACGTACTTTGAGCTCGGCAACTCGAGCACACGCAACTGTCTGATCATCTGCGATCGTGGCGTGATGGATGCCAGCGCCT ACATCAGCAAGGACAAGTGGGAGAAAATGATGGCGGGCAATAAATGGAATCCTGTAGAGATGCGTGACAATCGCTATAACCAAATCTTGCACTTGGTCTCAGCTGCCAATGGCGCCGAGGATTTCTACTCGACAGAG GATCACGCCTGTCGCTCTGAGGGCGTCGATCTGGCGCGTGAGCTGGACTACAAATCGGCTGCTGCTTGGGTAGGACATCCCTACTTTGATGTCATTGACAACTCGACCAACTTTGAGACTAAAATGAATCGCATGATCGAGTCCGTGTGCCAAAAGCTGGGCATTGACACTGGCGATCGCTTGCAGGCGACATCACGCAAGCTTAAATATCTGGTTGCCTTGCTGCCCGCCGACGGCGAGTTTCCGCCCTTCCAGGACTTTGATGTGGTGCATCACTATCTGCAATCGGCTGGACCCAGAGTGCAGGCACGTCTGCGCAAGCGTGGCCAGAAGAATCACTGGAgctacatacacacacaacgcCGTCCCAATGTGCATGGCCAGGCACGCATCGAGGTGAAGACACAGCTGACGCATCGCGATTATATGAACCTGCTGGCACAGCGTGATGATGCGCACTTTACCATCTACAAGAAGCGTCGCTGCTTCCTGATCAACAATCAATATTTCCAGCTGGACATCTACAGGGAGCCAGGTCATCCACG CTGCAAGGGTCTGGTGCTGCTGGAAACCTACTCTTCGCTCACTGGCGAAGCGCTGAAGAACTGCATGCCCAAGTTCTTGAACATTGTGAAGGAGGTCACTGGCGATCCAGATTACTCGATGTTTAATCTGTCGCTCAAGGAGGACTGGAGTACTACAAAAAAGTACTTCCGTCCAACGAAGCAGGGTAAGCCGCAAGCAACGCTGCAGACGCAAGCTTCAGCGCCATTGATGCAATATCATCCGTATGATGAGAACAGCGACTAA
- the LOC108596283 gene encoding GPI ethanolamine phosphate transferase 3 encodes MNMNFTYIFVLIWLAYLICSGVLLFSRGFLLARVSKTETSSCRRLSINPNDELRLTPEVVNEIFKDVNASAASNLCLPQKSKVIILVIDALKYEFGVYKENSTESLPYENKLLAMHELIQQSPEHARLMRFKADPPTTTLQRLKGLTTGSLPTFIDIGSNFASPEINEDNVIDQIVKSGLPAVFLGDSTWTDLYPRRFKRAYAYPSFDIFDLDSVDNQIKQHLPKELASNDWEVLIAHFLGVDHCGHKHGPMHDEMARKLSEMNQVISSVVASMDNETTLLVMGDHGMTATGDHGGDTDDETNALLFAYTKQHKFFSKSDSGSDNEMLQQIDLVPTLATILGVPIPYSNLGLINFNIVPAVPVPHLSKLQTLLLHAWQNAQQVYRYFFNYAMENKRTFNVEQMDKLETEFILLTHRVQTIYNEVAFESFKRDLDTHLRDILNVCRELWVKFEPTQMSQGLLFSFLPIFFAFLLINNSSASDYANIFKPKEVFYIYLMNIAAGVFGYRYFKSFSFKTEEHGVIFFTSVLSAVLLIFYTLRHWNNIANNWANEKRFGHLPTRLLLFATMAVFFSNSFVIQEAKILSYLLVASLLLLVHELLQLSAKLDFRQKFKWSQFLRSTALRLILASLLAICCIRFAYTLFRCREEQGNCADFASNSTQGSTGKRAAMGKTYILAVVIIVIYTTLTRLYLRSCGNLTGNAANVMLARYGPTVGSICAGGHILLANSAIKNIQRSHIDAMALLIYGLLLLQILVVSFAPLMTFVLPPRSSNVISVNGYDRIVPEIFKKMKRMYEGDDAERRSEIPVVYGLATVYSSVIISFGVFLALLMIALLEPRASIGLVICIVVGAIILSVHGILRYRTASSFESCVQPRFAAVVAWFLLAHFCFFATSHQTTLSQIDWRAAFVGRSSALGQSHLISGALVMLNTFCGPIFFYCMYALLSTETFSLFALFPNLIRSSSNSNQRSQGKGDATAALADIAQDAVGFDMTRGELTLYEYENVFLGANFKLATQFFMLQGIKIFCAMMACTMHCRHLMVWKIFAPRFIYEALATFVGLPAIIVGYLLLVRVNCAVDTLIKRINKQKQH; translated from the exons ATGAACATGAACTTTACATACATATTCGTGCTCATATGGCTGGCGTATTTGATATGCAGCggtgttttattattttcgcgAGGATTTTTACTCGCACGCGTGTCCAAAACGGAGACCAGCTCATGCCGGCGACTTTCCATAAATCCCAATGAT GAGCTGCGCCTAACTCCGGAGGTTGTTAATGAGATTTTCAAAGATGTCAATGCGTCAGCAGCATCCAACTTATGTCTTCCACAAAAATCGAAAGTTATTATATTGGTTATTGATGCGCTCAAATATGAGTTTGGCGTTTACAAAGAGAACAGCACCGAATCGTTGCCTTACGAGAACAAGCTGTTGGCTATGCATGAGCTGATACAGCAGTCGCCGGAACATGCACGTCTGATGCGCTTTAAGGCGGATCCGCCCACAACAACGCTGCAGCGTCTGAAGGGACTTACTACAGGCAGTTTGCCTACATTTATAGACATAGGCTCCAATTTTGCATCGCCCGAGATTAATGAGGATAATGTGATCGATCAAATTGTTAAGAGCGGACTGCCAGCAGTGTTCTTGGGAGATAGTACCTGGACGGATTTGTATCCGCGTCGCTTTAAACGTGCCTATGCGTATCCAAGCTTTGATATATTCGATTTAGACAGTGTGGACAATCAgattaaacaacatttgccCAAGGAGCTGGCCAGCAATGACTGGGAAGTGCTCATAGCGCACTTTTTGGGCGTGGATCACTGTGGACACAAGCATGGACCTATGCATGATGAAATGGCGCGCAAGCTAAGTGAAATGAATCAAGTGATAAG CTCTGTAGTTGCAAGCATGGATAATGAGACGACGCTGCTTGTTATGGGCGATCATGGCATGACAGCCACTGGCGATCATGGCGGCGATACTGATGACGAAACGAATGCGCTGCTGTTTGCCTACACCAAGCAGCATAAGTTCTTTAGCAAAAGTGATTCTGGCTCTGATAACGAAATGCTGCAGCAG ATTGATCTGGTGCCCACCTTGGCTACCATACTCGGCGTGCCCATACCCTATTCCAATTTGGGTTTAATCAACTTTAATATTGTGCCTGCGGTGCCAGTGCCGCATCTAAGCAAACTGCAAACGCTACTGCTGCATGCCTGGCAAAATGCACAGCAAGTGTATCGCTATTTCTTCAACTATGCCATGGAAAACAAGCGCACTTTTAATGTGGAGCAAATGGATAAACTGGAAACGGAATTTATCCTGCTTACGCATCGCGTGCAAACTATTTACAATGAGGTGGCATTTGAGTCCTTTAAGCGTGATCTTGATACGCATCTGCGTGATATACTCAATGTTTGTCGCGAGCTTTGGGTCAAGTTCGAGCCCACGCAAATGTCGCAGGGCttgctttttagctttttgcccATATTCTTTGCCTTTCTGTTGATTAACAACTCGAGCGCCAGcgattatgcaaatattttcaagccCAAGGAGGTGttctacatatatttaatgaacATAGCTGCTGGCGTCTTTGGCTATCGCTACTTTAAAAGCTTTTCCTTCAAAACAGAGGAGCATGGCGTTATTTTCTTTACCAGCGTGCTCAGCGCTGTGCTTTTGATATTCTATACGCTGCGCCATTGGAACAACATTGCCAACAATTGGGCAAATGAGAAGCGTTTTGGACATTTGCCAAcgcgtttgctgctgtttgccacCATGGCAGTCTTCTTCTCCAACAGCTTTGTCATACAGGAAGCTAAAATACTTTCGTATTTGCTTGTGGccagcttgttgctgttggtgcatgagctgctgcagctaagcGCCAAGCTGGACTTTAGACAAAAGTTTAAATGGTCGCAATTCCTGCGCTCGACTGCACTGCGTTTAATCCTGGCCAGCTTATTGGCCATTTGTTGCATACGCTTTGCTTATACGCTCTTTCGCTGTCGCGAGGAGCAGGGCAACTGCGCCGACTTTGCAAGCAACAGCACGCAGGGATCTACAGGCAAGCGCGCTGCCATGGGCAAGACCTATATACTGGCGGTGGTCATCATTGTTATCTACACAACGCTAACGCGTTTGTATCTGCGCTCCTGCGGCAACTTGACGGGCAATGCAGCGAATGTTATGCTGGCACGTTATGGTCCCACTGTAGGCTCTATATGCGCTGGTGGTCACATACTGCTCGCCAATAGCGCTATTAAGAATATACAAAGAAGTCACATAGATGCCATGGCGCTGCTAATCTatggactgctgctgctgcaaattctGGTGGTTTCCTTTGCGCCGCTGATGACATTTGTGCTGCCGCCGCGCAGCTCCAATGTGATTAGCGTTAATGGCTATGACCGCATAGTGCCGgaaatctttaaaaaaatgaagcgCATGTATGAGGGAGACGATGCAGAGCGTCGCTCGGAAATTCCAGTGGTGTATGGACTGGCTACAGTGTACTCCTCGGTTATTATATCCTTTGGTGTGTTTCTGGCATTGCTGATGATTGCGCTGCTGGAGCCACGCGCCAGCATTGGCTTGGTTATCTGCATAGTTGTGGGCGCCATCATTTTAAGCGTGCATGGCATTCTCCGCTATCGCACTGCCAGCAGCTTTG AGAGCTGCGTGCAGCCGCGATTCGCCGCTGTTGTCGCTTGGTTTTTGCTAGCGCACTTTTGTTTCTTTGCCACTTCGCATCAGACGACGCTCTCGCAGATTGATTGGCGCGCTGCCTTTGTGGGACGCTCCAGCGCTTTGGGGCAATCACATTTAATTTCTGGCGCGCTGGTTATGTTGAATACCTTTTGTGGTCCCATATTCTTTTACTGCATGTATGCGCTGCTTAGCACTGAGACGTTCTCGCTATTTGCGCTCTTCCCCAATCTgatacgcagcagcagcaatagcaatcaACGCAGTCAAGGCAAAGGGGATGCAACGGCGGCACTGGCGGACATTGCTCAGGATGCAGTGGGCTTTGACATGACACGCGGCGAACTCACGCTCTACGAGTATGAGAATGTATTTCTGGGTGCAAACTTCAAGCTGGCCACGCAGTTCTTTATGCTGCAGGGCATCAAG ATCTTTTGTGCCATGATGGCCTGCACCATGCACTGTCGTCATCTTATGGTCTGGAAAATCTTTGCGCCGCGCTTTATCTATGAAGCCTTGGCCACCTTTGTGGGTCTGCCCGCCATCATTGTGGGTTATCTGCTGCTCGTGCGCGTCAATTGCGCCGTGGACACGTTGATCAAACGCATCAATAAGCAGAAGCAACACTAg
- the LOC108596284 gene encoding TRPL translocation defect protein 14 isoform X2 codes for MAATADQLMAPAPVLSVATTLQPTRTNSSFTSAPATNSNEMDTTENQVENSKSGSPKPNALPSLKLNKLGASTAKEKRVYKIVLTGGPCGGKTTGQSRLCTFFENLGWKVFRVPETATVLLSGGVKFSDLTEKEDPPTPTTFVYKDLPFAAPEHSLIDLTASCPRCLAKAASKPNGDEAYKFQENLIRTMVQIENTYFELGNSSTRNCLIICDRGVMDASAYISKDKWEKMMAGNKWNPVEMRDNRYNQILHLVSAANGAEDFYSTEDHACRSEGVDLARELDYKSAAAWVGHPYFDVIDNSTNFETKMNRMIESVCQKLGIDTGDRLQATSRKLKYLVALLPADGEFPPFQDFDVVHHYLQSAGPRVQARLRKRGQKNHWSYIHTQRRPNVHGQARIEVKTQLTHRDYMNLLAQRDDAHFTIYKKRRCFLINNQYFQLDIYREPGHPRCKGLVLLETYSSLTGEALKNCMPKFLNIVKEVTGDPDYSMFNLSLKEDWSTTKKYFRPTKQAKSVTNGVANTPLVLNGQ; via the exons atggcagcaacagccgaCCAGCTTATGGCGCCAGCACCAGTGTTGAGTGTTGCGACGACATTGCAGCCGACAAGAACAAACTCGAGTTTTActtcagctccagctacaAATTCAAATGAGATGGATACCACTGAAAATCAAGTGGAGAACAGCAAATCGGGCTCGCCAAAACCAAATGCGCTGCCCAGtctaaagctaaacaaattgggTGCAAGCACCGCAAAGGAGAAGCGTGTCTATAAAATTGTGCTAACTGGCG GTCCCTGTGGTGGCAAGACTACTGGACAGAGTCGGCTGTGCACCTTTTTTGAGAATCTGGGCTGGAAG GTATTCCGCGTGCCTGAAACGGCCACTGTACTACTCAG CGGTGGCGTCAAGTTCTCTGATCTGACCGAAAAAGAGG accCACCCACGCCAACAACGTTCGTTTACAAAGATCTGCCATTTGCCGCACCGGAGCACAGTCTCATCGATTTGACCGCATCCTGTCCACGTTGCCTGGCCAAGGCTGCCTCCAAGCCCAATGGCGACGAAG CTTATAAGTTTCAGGAGAATCTGATACGCACAATGGTGCAAATTGAGAACACGTACTTTGAGCTCGGCAACTCGAGCACACGCAACTGTCTGATCATCTGCGATCGTGGCGTGATGGATGCCAGCGCCT ACATCAGCAAGGACAAGTGGGAGAAAATGATGGCGGGCAATAAATGGAATCCTGTAGAGATGCGTGACAATCGCTATAACCAAATCTTGCACTTGGTCTCAGCTGCCAATGGCGCCGAGGATTTCTACTCGACAGAG GATCACGCCTGTCGCTCTGAGGGCGTCGATCTGGCGCGTGAGCTGGACTACAAATCGGCTGCTGCTTGGGTAGGACATCCCTACTTTGATGTCATTGACAACTCGACCAACTTTGAGACTAAAATGAATCGCATGATCGAGTCCGTGTGCCAAAAGCTGGGCATTGACACTGGCGATCGCTTGCAGGCGACATCACGCAAGCTTAAATATCTGGTTGCCTTGCTGCCCGCCGACGGCGAGTTTCCGCCCTTCCAGGACTTTGATGTGGTGCATCACTATCTGCAATCGGCTGGACCCAGAGTGCAGGCACGTCTGCGCAAGCGTGGCCAGAAGAATCACTGGAgctacatacacacacaacgcCGTCCCAATGTGCATGGCCAGGCACGCATCGAGGTGAAGACACAGCTGACGCATCGCGATTATATGAACCTGCTGGCACAGCGTGATGATGCGCACTTTACCATCTACAAGAAGCGTCGCTGCTTCCTGATCAACAATCAATATTTCCAGCTGGACATCTACAGGGAGCCAGGTCATCCACG CTGCAAGGGTCTGGTGCTGCTGGAAACCTACTCTTCGCTCACTGGCGAAGCGCTGAAGAACTGCATGCCCAAGTTCTTGAACATTGTGAAGGAGGTCACTGGCGATCCAGATTACTCGATGTTTAATCTGTCGCTCAAGGAGGACTGGAGTACTACAAAAAAGTACTTCCGTCCAACGAAGCAGG ctaAGAGCGTCACCAACGGAGTTGCTAATACGCCATTGGTGCTCAATGGCCAGTAG